Within the Tenrec ecaudatus isolate mTenEca1 chromosome 7, mTenEca1.hap1, whole genome shotgun sequence genome, the region tttaaaaaaatattctggAGAATCTCATATTGTAAACTTCATAGGACAGATCCTTTAAATCCTCACTACTGAAAACAACGCTTGATAAGTTTTGTTGTTAAGTGGTTTCTTCTGGGAGTGGTGGGTATGCTGGAGTCTTGGTAATGCAGTGGTTAATTACATAGCCATGTAATTAGTCATTCCACTCTGTCCAGGTAAGGTTGCCAAGCTGGAATTAACGTAACCATAATGTGTTTTGGTGTTTGGGGCAGAAGTGAGAGGTTTGGCTTTCTACTTTACATACTTCTAGTTTTGTAAACTGGGCACATGCATAACCTCttgggttgttgttttattttttaatagtgaaAATAGCTTATGTTTGGGATGAACTATATAGCTATTTCTGTAAGATGAACTTTCTCTCCCACTCCATACACAGTAGAAATGTATTTAGTAGTTTAATCACTTGTTTATCACCATCATAGATATCCAATTTGTGCACGATACACAAAGACAAATAAATTAGTAGTGTCTTCATTGTTCATGAAAAATAGACCCGTATAAACATAGAAAACCTGCTTCTTCTAGCTGATTCTCAACTGGTTAGATAAATTTGAAATATTGACATCATCACTTAGCTCTATAAACTAGGAAACAAATCCGATAATCCTTTGATTTGAGACAAATGGCATAAACGTtgttcatttcccccaccccccaaagcagCAACCAAACTGGATGGTTATTTTAATTTACTTATAGCTACTCTAATGATTGAGTTGTCTGCTTTGTGATAGGTAATGAATGTTCatgaatcggcattgactcattggcagtggctCTGGTACTTTTAAGCAATAGTGAATTAAACTTCCTTAAAATGTAACTTAAAATACCGATAGCACATTTTGTATTTAAAACTATACCACAACCCAGATTTTACTCCCTTGAAATGATTGTCCTCTCAAGATTCCCGAAAATGTGCACCCACTTTCCTCATATTTCtttcacaactgctgaagacatcgTTGACAGTtatgaattgattttaaaaaatcacacctATCCCACATCAGTTATTAGTGGCTATCGACTTGCTTGCAATTAAAATTGTTATTCCATGTAATCATAATTTGATTGGAAAAGAGCTGAGAGTTTGGTGTTCAGGCCAGTATCTTTCCCATTTGACTACCGCTTCAACCCTTAGTAATAGATTGTGGTTGCTATGCTTGTGGGATAGAGCGGTTTTTGCCAAGGTCTGAAGAGGGGGCTTTATTGTGTCCTCCTATATGAAATGGCTgtacagaaaaaggaaaaaagaatcaCACAAAAGAACCAAAGCTCTCTTTATACTAAATTAAAACTTTATTGAATAAAGAACACTCTCCAGAACACAACACATGATATGGCGGACTAGGTTCTACGTTACATGCAAGGAAGCTGAACATGACAGTAGTTTAACATGGAATGTCAAACAAATTAGTATTTCTCACTGTACAAAGCTGTTTCTGTAGCTGATGTGCAAGAAACAACAGGTATGCTCGTATTTTCACCAATCATCtgtgaaaagttttaaaaaggcaCTTGAAAAAACTGGTAGATTTCTTTAGCATAGATTTCAAATAAATTAGTTACATGTGTCCTACTGAGACTTCTTTCAAATCTCTCTTGCATTCCAAATAAAATCTTAGTGCAAACATCAAAGTTGCTGTCACTCCAAAAGACTGACTGTCAAACTCATAATAGCAAGCAAATTCTGAAGTAATGTGTATTAAGAAGGACAAAATGGAAAATACCAGTTACAGCAAAATTCATTTAGGAACATTAATAGTCCACTCTAGATTTTTCTTCTAAGTCTCTCACATTAATGACTACAGCTTGTTTACAGTACTAAAATTCTATCATTCAAGCATCAGTGATTACAATTCAGGAAAAGAAAATCATTCATTTCAACAATAGCATTACTGCTGCATTCTaaaaagaattaaaggaaaagaaagaaggaatcgGAATTAATGAAACCAGTATCCATAATAGGATGTGCTGGGGAAAACCACTTTAGGGAAGGGTGAAAACATAAAGAGTGTGCTTTAGTTGCACAACAAGAGTTATATCATGTAAACACCATATTGGCCCACACAACAAAGTCCATGAGAAAGGCTCAAAActgtgggtgcattattttcaaaTCTGTGTTTGTGAGTTGATGCTGCATTTGCTTGTACCAATCCATGACAATTAAAACACACCATTCCACACACATACAAGTGATTGTTAAATAACTGAGGATGGTTTGCCTCCCTGACTCGAACTCAAAAAATGTTACGTGACACCCACAAAAGGTGTAGAAGAAACCATTGAATGCATGTGAATTGTAGTTGAGGACTGATGACAAAAAGGTAATGATGCAAGTGGATGCGAAACACAAGGTACACATAACTGGCTGAGATTTGCAAATGCAGGGAAAGCCTTTTTCCGTGGGCCTTGTCTTAACTCTGAACTGATACCCCAAACCGAAAGTATGGTAGCCTAAATCCATTGACACGTGGAGGGTCAGGCCTGAACAAGCTTACCTTCAAAGTGCAAAATTTAACAATGGAATGTTTAACGGGGACAATAGGACACTGGCGTCTTTCTTTATTGAAAAGCACGGAGAAGTCCAGGAAGCACATTCTCCTGGCCAAAGTTATTTCGGTTTCTTGGTAAAACAAATCATTTAGCTATCGATTATCACCCATTTTCGAATACGCAAATCCTAGGGAGGGTACGGGGCTGGGGAGGCTGTGTCTCAACTACTCCAACTTTTATTTAAAACTTAAATTCTTTGAATCAGCTACTTTAAATACCGACATgtacctcccccctctccccaccctctccaccCCCTTATCCCAGACATGCTCAGAGAGCCTAGATCACCTAATGCCTTTGTGTTTTCTACGCCTCCTCCGGAGGCTGTGGAGTAAGTACCACCTCTAAAGGAACAGAATGAACACCCCGGGTGCCTTGTCAACAGCACCTGTTTTGCCTCCACCAGCGTCGGGTGGACTCGGGATGCTCTGAGCCGGTGTCTAGATCTCCAGGTCATCGGGCCGAGGTCTGCTGCTGGCGCGACTGCTGGCTCTGCTGGAAGGCCGCTGATCCACAATGGCGAGTGGCTGCAGTTCGTGACCGGCAGCTAATTTTTTGGGATTCTCATTATCATCAGGGAAATCGAAAGGCTGCGCGTGGGAATTGGAGATGGTGCTGCCTGCCTGACCCATTCGATTTTGTTCTGCGCTGTAATTAGCCCAATTTTGCTCACTCGCTTGTTTATTGTAATTGCGGCAGGAAGAATTGTTTCGGTCTCCAGTCACTAGCTTGTAGCCAGGAGGAGACATGGGCGAGAGCGGCGCCGTGGGCGAGGAGCAGCCATTGAAATACGCGTATTTGGGGGAGCCGCAGTCTTTGGAGGGACTCAGGGGGCCCGCGGACGGGTGGTACGGATCGCTCTTTCCCTTCACCCGATCCTTCACGCCCTTGAAGAAGACGTAAAAGAGCTCGATTATGTTCAAGGCCAGAGACACCAAGGACACCACGAGCATGAAAATGATGAAGATGGTTTTCTCGGTGGGGCGCGACAGGAAGCAATCCACCTGATGCGGGCAGGGCTCTCTTTTGCAAGTGTACACGGCACTCAGGCTGAAGCCATAGATGTACCACTGGATCAGCAGGAAGGCCACCTCAAAGATGGACTTGAAGAGGATACTGATGATGTAGGTTCGCAACAACCCGCCTCTCATCTTCACTTTCCCGTGCTCCTCGATGCCGTACTTAAACTTCTTGATTTCAATTTGCTTCAAGTGCATGTCCACGTTGGCGCCATCAGTTTGGGCAACTTTGAGTTCCTCCTCCTTCTTGTTCAGCTTCTCTTCTTTTCGCATCACGTAGAACACGTGAGCCAGGTACAGGAGCGTGGGGACGGACACGAAGATGATCTGCAGGACCCAGAAGCGGACGTGAGAGATGGGGAAAGACTTGTCGTAGCAGACGTTTTCGCAACCGGGTTGTTGGGTGTTGCAGCGAAAGGCAGACTGCTCGTCGCCCCAGGCTGACTCCACCGCCGTCCCCAGTAGCAGGATTCGGAAAATGAAAAGGACCGAGAGccacaccttccctccagccGTGGAGTAGGCTTGGACCTTATCAAGGAGTTTGCCTAAGGCACTCCAGTCACCCATGTTGCCTGGGTGCCCTCTGAAAAGAAAAGACAAGACAAATAAATGAGCACAGATTTCAACTGACTTAAAATATTAGTTCCTGTCAGTCAACAGACCGACTATTGTAAAAGGCTCCTATCTTTCTAGCACTTTCCCCCAAACACCAAGGGCAAATTCTTTTGGTCCCTCTCTCCCATATAGAGTtctcacaattttttttttttttggagatgaCTCAAGGCCGATGTGGCCAAGAGCACATTGCAATTTTAACCTGTGGAGATGTATTACTTGCTCAGCCACTGTCTCCCATGTGATTTGAGAAGCTGTCTGTGCTAAGTGGCTATGCTTATTTTATCTGTCTGATAAATGAGCACAGCTCTTGCCTGGCAGGCCTGTTTCTGGACGCGTGCCCAAGGGAAGTGCTGATGCGTGTGATTCAAAGCATAGACGTCCACGAATTGAGGTAAGGATACTCAtgaacacacacaaaccttgatCCCATTAGATAGCATTTCATTCCTAATTTTACTTTGCAAATGTCTCCTTTTGGCACATATCTAGGCAATTTATACATGTTCTCTATTACACTCATTTATAGTTTCCCGTTCCTTCTTCAGCACAGTGTCTAATGGTATTCTATTTCTGCTCAGAGAGAAATGTATGGTACCAACATTAGCCATTTTGATGCATTATACAGGACCCCACAGAGACAATGTGCACAACACATAAGTAAAAATACTGTTTATCTCAATATTAACAACaggagaaattaaaaaaacacttcAATCTTAACACCTATAAAGgattcatttttatcttttgacTGTACATTCAATTTTCAAACCCCATTGCTGTagattatgactcacagtgatcctataagatagaatagaactgtcccagtgggttttggAGGTTGTAAACTTTCAAAGAGGTGGGCTGCTATATCTTTCTCCTTCCTATTTATTGGTGTCTTAAAATCTAAGATATCCACATTATTGGAGATGAGACAAAGACCTAATCTGGAAGATTGATAGGGATCCCCAAAGTGATTTATCTATGCCAATGCTTATTTTTAATTCCCAATAGTTCAATGATGAAATAATTAGTTCCAAAAAGTACAGGAAATATTCAGCCATCAGCTAGAACTCTCAAGGGCCCAAGATTCCCTAGCCAAGGGTTTCCAATGCATTAAGAAGACCTTTAAAATGGCAGTGAAACTGGCTGGTTCCTTCAGTGCTTTGGTATAATCTGAGCTAGGACAGAGACACAATGAAACATGACATGTGGTAGACACAGACATACTGGCATACCTTTGTGCCCCTCTTTACGATGCTTTGCACACGGTGCTTCTTCCAAACGAAACTTTCAAAGCAACCCTCAATGGAGCAAGTCTGTCACTGCCCTGTCTCTAATCCCATGGGCTCACTGCGTGTCTCAGTGTCACATTTTGATAATTCTCACAGTAGTCCATTTTTTTCTTAGAGACATTGCACACTTACTAGACCACCATATATTATAAATCCAGCTTTTATACGTACAGAGAAAAAAATAAGTGCCATTTGGTTTATTGTGATATTAGCTTTATTGCTGGGGGCTAGAACCAAACCCACAATATCCCAGAGGCATCCCTATGTAAGGTCATTTTCAGTAGAGAGTAGCAGTATAAAGGTTTAGAAAAGAATAAAGTAGTCAGAATACTTAGTGAAAAACAGACAAAGTAACAACTTTCCAGAAGTCTTGCAATGAGGTTTAAAAATCTAAACTTTTTTTAAGTTGAATGATGTGGGTGTCTTAAAAATACACTTGCTATCTGCATATAAAATTCTGTTATTGAGCTATGAGCAATAGTCTCGTTACAGGAAGTAAATGAAACTCAAGGGAAACTTCTTCCCCTCCATGCAACATCAGGTTTCTGTGTAATGACCGCATCTCCTGGCTATAAAGGCCATGCAAACATGAAATGGACCTGGGATTTCCTGGATAGGACAAAGAAGAGATAAATGATCCATAAAACTAAATCACCCTCCACCCCCTTACCTAGACAAGCGGTGGTTGGATATCTTTGATGAGAGCCAGAGACGGTGTAACAAGAATTCGGGGATAAaagatgggggcggggagggtgtaGGAAAGCGACAAAAATATTCTCCCAGTGGTCACGGAAAAAGTAGCTTCCCTTTCTCTTTTAAGAAGCACCTTTTTAGATCTGCAGTGGCAGGTTAGGCAGTGAAATCAGTGTATGTAAAGAGCAGTCACAGGAGAACAAAGGCTTGCACAGAGAACAAAGAAAGTTACATAGCCAAGGGCAGgctcagagagagagggagtaaTTTAGTCTTGATGGACAGTTTGAGGGTCAGAGAatgtaaaaggaaaacaaaacaaaattcaaacccTGCAATTTTACAGAGACTGAGGATGAGGCATAACCCATAAGGTTCAACCAAACAGATTTTTTTAGCTGTCCCAGGCAGTATCGACGATGCTCTGTAAACTGTCCCTAATTTTGTTTGCAGAGAAATACAATGTCACCAGTGTCAGCTACTTTTGCTCAGagatcctctgtgtgtgtgtgggggggggtggggtgggctttggttgggggtggggggaaaggtggtGAACGGGGGTAACCAAGAATGACAACCAAGAATAAATGATCAACTGCTAAATTTCATCACACTCATGACACACCTAGCATGTTTGAAAATGCGACCAGACTCAGACGCTGCCCTCTTGGCCAGTGTTTCTGATTCAAAGGAACACATGATGGTGCAGATGCTTGTGACAACTGACAAATAACATTCATATAATTCTGAGATTCTATAAGAATATTCCATAGGGAGTGAATTGGGtcactgggtgggtggggggtgattCTCTAGGTAGTCAGTTCATTTATACCAGTTCTTTAATATACCAGAAATTTAATTTCAACATGTCTTTAAATTTTTCCCCTTTACGCACCCACACAGTTGCCATTTGCATTAAAGTTATTCCTTTCATCTGAATATAAAATACAAATTATCCAATTGGACACATTGCCACCTGTCATTATCACCATGGAATCCATCACATAATATACCACGGTGGGTCATACTGCTGTGTTTACAAAGAAGGTACAAGAGTTCTCTTGGTGAGGGAGCAGTTTTTCACTTTGCCATGAACCAAAACTTCTCTATCCAACTGCATGTTTTTCCCCGTTAAGACTTCAGGCAGCTGAACGTTCGTTCCCACTAGGTTCTCAAGTGTGAGTTACAAAAATACCAGAATGTGAAGTTATTTATTGTTTCTGGATCTATCCTTTGTCTAGCTTTATACCCTTAGGAAAATAGTATACTTCCATCTCTCTACCTCTTCCTCAAAGAATCCTGGGCTCTCAATTGACATCACAACCAACAGCAGTTGGGCATTCTGGGGAGTCAAAGTTGTATTTCAATACTCCTGGAGTTctggggaaagaaaaacaaaaggaagtctggaTGGGCAACATCAGAGCTGTAAAGTGGATGGGGTAAGGTCCCCCCACCAACTGATTGTAGGACAGACAGCCCCTATCACCATTAAAAAATTAGCAGCTACATTGCTGTGATGGAGCAAAATTCCTCAGTAT harbors:
- the GJA1 gene encoding gap junction alpha-1 protein; this translates as MGDWSALGKLLDKVQAYSTAGGKVWLSVLFIFRILLLGTAVESAWGDEQSAFRCNTQQPGCENVCYDKSFPISHVRFWVLQIIFVSVPTLLYLAHVFYVMRKEEKLNKKEEELKVAQTDGANVDMHLKQIEIKKFKYGIEEHGKVKMRGGLLRTYIISILFKSIFEVAFLLIQWYIYGFSLSAVYTCKREPCPHQVDCFLSRPTEKTIFIIFMLVVSLVSLALNIIELFYVFFKGVKDRVKGKSDPYHPSAGPLSPSKDCGSPKYAYFNGCSSPTAPLSPMSPPGYKLVTGDRNNSSCRNYNKQASEQNWANYSAEQNRMGQAGSTISNSHAQPFDFPDDNENPKKLAAGHELQPLAIVDQRPSSRASSRASSRPRPDDLEI